In Streptomyces sp. 71268, the DNA window CCTCGGTCTACCGAGTGGCGGCCAGCTTCTCGTGCCACCAGTGGTCCCGGCCCGCAACCCAACGGACCGGAAGCCCCAGTCGATGCACGACCAGCACGGCCTCCACCTCGGGACATCCCATCAGCGCCCGGTCGAGGGCGGTCTTCAACCCGTACGCCCGCCCATCCCGCAGCACCCCATCCACGGTGATCAGCACGCGTGCACCGGACTCCCTGATCCGCTCGCGCAGTGCCCCCACCGGTTCCCTCATGGGCAGCGAGACACGGGACGCGTCGAGTCGGCCACAGGCGAGCGTCGTGACGACCGACTCCGGCACCAGGGGCAGCATGACGGCCACCTGGTCACCGGAGCACACGCCAAGCTCGGTCAGCATGCTTGACGCGCGGGTCGCCTGGTCGAGGAGTTGCGTGTGGGTGAACTCCTCGGCCCGCCCCTGCTCGCCGACCCAACGCAACGCCACCGGTTCCCCCGAGCCACCCGATACGGCCGCCGGCGTGGTCACGGCGGCGGAGAGGGTGGTGGCGGTGGCTGATGCGGTGGTGTCAGATACGGCGAACATGAGAACAGCGTGGCGGGCTGGCGTTGACGTCCGATCAACGAACGCTATACGCGCACGTCAGAGGCGGTTTTCGACGGCTAGGCCGGCCTCGCTCACCCCGTCGGCGCCCCGTCCACGGCCCACCGGCGGGCGGCTCGGGCCCGCCAACGACCCGCTGGTCGCCGCCCGCCACGCTACCTCCGCCGCACCGTGGCCGAGCCCAGCCGCTCGCCCGACGCGCCGCGCCAGATCACCCCGAGCGGGGCGCCTCGCCACGGCCCACCGATCCGGCTACCGCCCCGTCCCCGCCCCGCACCCGCTTCGCTCCGTCGCCCCACCGGCCCGGTGCGAGCCGCGTGATAGGCATGGCCCCATGGTGGACGCTGACGACGCCGGAACCGGTTCGAGCAACGCGACAGCGGCGGGAGGCGGCCCCCGGCCAGGCCCGCGGAACGCCCTGACGGACGTCCGGGGTCTCCGGGTGGGCCACGCCCAGCGACAGGGCGAGGGCTGGCTGAGCGGCACCACCGTCGTCCTCACCCCGCCGGGCGGCGCGGTGGCCGCGGTGGACGTACGAGGTGGCGGGCCCGGCACCCGAGAGACCGACGCGCTCGATCCGCGGAACCTGGTGCAGCAGGTGGAGGCCATCGTCCTGACCGGGGGCAGCGCCTTCGGCCTGGACGCGGCGTCCGGAGTGATGGCGTGGCTTGAGGAGCGGGGCCGTGGATTCCGGGTCGGCCCGGAGCCGGTCCAGGTGGTACCGGTCGTCCCGGCAGCCGCGCTGTTCGACCTCGGCCGCGGCGGCGACTGGCGTGCCCGCCCCGACGCCGCGCTCGGCCGGGAGGCCGCCGCTGCGGCTGCCCACCACGGGGACGGGGCGGTCTGCGCGCGCGGCAACGTGGGAGCGGGCACCGGAGCGGTGGCTGGCGGCCTCAAGGGCGGCATCGGCACCGCGAGCGTGGTGCTGCCCTCCGGCATCACGGTCGCCGCGCTCGTCGCGGTGAACGCGTCTGGCCTGCCGATCGACCCGACAACGGGCCGCTTGTACGGCACCCTCTTCGAACCGCATGACCAAGTCGGCGCCGGAGGCACCGATGGTGATCACTATGGGAGGCACGGGGTGGACGCGCCGCTGGGTGAGGCGGTGCCGCACGAGCGGCATGTCGAGGCCCAGCGGCGGCTTCGGGAAGCGCGGGAGGAGTCCGAACGACGCTCGGCCGCTTCCGTACGGCCACCGCTGAACACCACGCTCGCCGTCGTGGCCACGGACGCGACGCTGACCCGCGCCCAGGCCCAGAAGCTGGCGGGCACCGCGCACGACGGGCTGGCCCGCGCCGTACGGCCGGTGCACCTGCTCTCCGACGGGGACACCGTGTTCGCGCTGGCCACCGGCGAACGGCCGTTGCTGCGCCAGGCCGCCACCGGCGCGACCATGGGCCCGGCTTCGGGTTCGGGTTGGGGCTCGGCTTCGGGTTCGGATCCGGATTCGGATTCGGATTCGGGCCCACAGTCCGCGGACCCGACCTGGGACCTGGCCTCGGACCCGGCTTTCGGGGTGCACGCGGCGGCGGGGGCCCTCAACGAGGTGTTCACCGCCGGGGCGGACGTACTCATGCGGGCAGTGGTGGACGCGATACTCGCGGCCGAGAGCGTGGACGGTCCAGGCGGCGTCTTCCCTGCCTACCGGGACCTGTACGCCGCGCCAGCGCCCTGAGCCAGCCCGGTGCGGCGGGTGCTCGACAGCGGCGCCGGCTGGCGGGCTGGCGGGCTGGCGGGCTGGCGGGCTGGCGGGCTGGCGGGCTGGCGGGCTGGCGGGCTGGCGGGCTGGCGGGCTGGCGGGCGAGTCTCGGCCTTGCCCGGTGTCCGGTACAGCCGTGCTGTGGCTGTTGACTGCTGACTCTGGCGGCTCTGGCCGTGGCTCCGGCTCTGGCCGTGGCCCTGACCCTGTTCTGCGCAGGGTGCGCGAACCGCGCGGAGCGCCCTGGCTTGCGCGGGGTCACCTGAGTCGACCGGGAGTTGACCGGGCTCCGCCCGGTTGCCTGAGCTGCGCGATGCTGTCCGGTTCGTAACAGGAGGCGAGGGAATAGCCCGGCGGCGGACGGGGCCGTCGAGGAGCGGCGGCGGACGGGGTGTCAGGGAGTGCTCTCGATCGGCAGTCTCAGGCGTCGGATGGCGACCCGGCGCAGCCCGAGGCGAGAGCGTGGCCGGAAACGCGGCGCGAACGAGCTCAAGCGACGCGGGCGGACGGCGCCGCCCGCCGAGAGCGGCGCCGACGTGGGCGCAGGCCATGCGGCCATGAAAGGGGGTGCTCCTATGTGTTTGGTCAAGGTCCAAGGTCAGTAGGTTCGTGCGGTCAAGGCAGGCCGAGCCGTAGGGGTGTGCATGAGTGATAGCCAGGTCACGATCAAGCTCACGAGTGACGAAGCCCTGGTGCTGTCGCACTGGCTGGAGAAGCTCCAGATGACGGACCTCAGTCGCGTTGTCGACGATCCAGCGGTCTGGGCACCGCTCCATCGAATCGCCGGAACACTCGACAAGGCCCTTCCCGAGCTGTTCGCGCCTGACTATGACCAGCGGCTTGAGGCCGCTCGTCACCGGCTTCAGCCCGAGGACTGATCGAGCGGTCTGGGCTCCTCCCCCCGCCACAGCCGGTTGGGGCCCGTTGAAGGTTCATGGCGGAGCAGCTCGAACAGGACCGGCGGGCGAGGCAGAGCAGGGCCTGGGTGTGGCGCTCGCCCTGAGCGCTCTTCTTGTCGTAATAGGCCCGGGAGGCCGGGTCGCCCACAGCGGCGAAGATCTCTTCAACCAGCCGCTCGGCCATCCTCGGCGCCTTCGGCCGCAGCAAGGTGATAAGTCACCGACGGCCGACCTTGCGTATCTGGGCCCGGGATACGAACCGTTCCAAACAGGGTGGGGACGGCCGGGTGTCGCAACCGCGGCCTCAGCACCCGCTCCAGCGACGGACGGATGTGGGTCAGCAGGTCATGCAGCCGGTTTGCGACCCGGGCCGCTTCGCCGGCAGCCGATGTCCCGTACGGCCGCCAGCGACAGGGCCCCGATCGATGCGGGCTGGTCGACCACGACCAGCGCCCGTTCCGTGGTGTCCTGCAGCTTGGCGGTAACAGGGGCGAGGGGGAAGCCCCCAAACAGGGCAGAGCCCCGGTGCGGGGGGGGAGTGGCACCGGGGCTCTGGTCTTGGGGGCGCTGAGGTCGGGCGTCGCCCGACCTCAGCGTCGTGGCGTGCTACGCCGCCGCGTCGAAGCCCGTGTCGCGGGCCATCTTCTTCAGTTCGAGCAGGGCGTGCTTCTCGATCTGTCGGATGCGCTCGCGGGTCAGTCCGTGCTGCTTACCGACCTCGGTCAGGGTGCGCTCGCGGCCGTCCTCCATGCCGTAGCGCGCCTTGATGATCGAGGCGGTGCGCTCGTCGAGCCGGCCGATCAGGTCCTCAAGGCCCTCGCGGCGCAGCATCACCAGGACCGACTGCTCCGGGGACTCCGCCGAGGTGTCCTCGAGCAGGTCACCGAACTGGGTCTCGCCCTCGTCGTCCACCGACATGTTGAGGCTCACCGGGTCACGGGCCCAGTCG includes these proteins:
- a CDS encoding AMP-binding protein — encoded protein: MFAVSDTTASATATTLSAAVTTPAAVSGGSGEPVALRWVGEQGRAEEFTHTQLLDQATRASSMLTELGVCSGDQVAVMLPLVPESVVTTLACGRLDASRVSLPMREPVGALRERIRESGARVLITVDGVLRDGRAYGLKTALDRALMGCPEVEAVLVVHRLGLPVRWVAGRDHWWHEKLAATR
- a CDS encoding P1 family peptidase, with the protein product MVDADDAGTGSSNATAAGGGPRPGPRNALTDVRGLRVGHAQRQGEGWLSGTTVVLTPPGGAVAAVDVRGGGPGTRETDALDPRNLVQQVEAIVLTGGSAFGLDAASGVMAWLEERGRGFRVGPEPVQVVPVVPAAALFDLGRGGDWRARPDAALGREAAAAAAHHGDGAVCARGNVGAGTGAVAGGLKGGIGTASVVLPSGITVAALVAVNASGLPIDPTTGRLYGTLFEPHDQVGAGGTDGDHYGRHGVDAPLGEAVPHERHVEAQRRLREAREESERRSAASVRPPLNTTLAVVATDATLTRAQAQKLAGTAHDGLARAVRPVHLLSDGDTVFALATGERPLLRQAATGATMGPASGSGWGSASGSDPDSDSDSGPQSADPTWDLASDPAFGVHAAAGALNEVFTAGADVLMRAVVDAILAAESVDGPGGVFPAYRDLYAAPAP